A genomic window from Bacillota bacterium includes:
- a CDS encoding ROK family glucokinase, which produces MKKYLIGIDIGGTSIKIGLFNLEGILLEKWAIPSNKTENGNHILTEIAQAIEKKYNLEEVNGIGFGVPGPVQNNKVIHCVNLGWKEVDVTSEFSKHLKKAYSLRIKVANDANLAAAGERFQGIAKGYDNVCMFTLGTGIGSGIIINGSIVEGYNGFAGELGHMVIDSTNQILCNCGKQGCLETVASATGIVSLAQIHLANSLEDSLLRFVKKLSAKKVIDFAKMGDILANRIADESMDYLAYAMALITYVIDPGIFVIGGGVSNAGDFLIQKIEQHYYKYVKPFILHTTFKIATLGNDAGIYGAAYMVKE; this is translated from the coding sequence ATGAAAAAATATCTTATAGGAATCGATATCGGTGGAACTTCCATTAAAATCGGTTTATTTAATTTAGAAGGTATTCTACTTGAAAAGTGGGCGATTCCTTCAAACAAAACCGAAAACGGAAATCATATTTTAACAGAAATTGCTCAAGCGATTGAAAAAAAATATAATTTAGAAGAAGTAAATGGAATTGGTTTTGGTGTTCCAGGACCTGTCCAAAATAATAAAGTCATTCATTGTGTTAATTTAGGTTGGAAAGAAGTAGATGTAACAAGCGAATTTTCTAAGCACTTAAAGAAAGCGTATTCTTTAAGGATTAAAGTCGCTAATGACGCTAATCTTGCGGCAGCAGGAGAGCGGTTCCAAGGGATTGCTAAAGGATATGACAATGTTTGTATGTTTACGCTAGGTACAGGAATTGGAAGCGGAATTATTATCAACGGAAGTATCGTGGAAGGATACAACGGATTTGCAGGAGAATTGGGTCACATGGTGATTGATTCTACTAATCAAATACTATGTAATTGTGGAAAACAAGGTTGTCTTGAGACAGTAGCCTCAGCTACTGGAATTGTCAGTCTTGCACAAATTCACTTAGCGAACTCCCTTGAAGATAGCCTCTTACGATTTGTTAAAAAGTTAAGCGCTAAGAAAGTAATTGATTTTGCTAAAATGGGCGATATCCTTGCAAACAGAATCGCTGATGAATCCATGGATTATTTAGCCTATGCTATGGCATTAATTACTTATGTGATTGATCCTGGAATCTTTGTTATAGGTGGTGGCGTTTCCAATGCAGGTGATTTTTTAATTCAAAAAATAGAACAACATTATTATAAATACGTTAAGCCGTTTATTCTTCACACGACTTTCAAAATAGCAACGTTAGGAAATGATGCAGGGATATATGGTGCAGCATACATGGTGAAAGAATGA
- the rpmG gene encoding 50S ribosomal protein L33, producing the protein MRVQFTLKCTECKDENYTLTKNKTTHPDRMEVKKFCPRCGKQTVHKEKK; encoded by the coding sequence ATGAGAGTACAATTTACCTTAAAGTGTACAGAATGTAAAGATGAAAACTATACACTTACAAAGAATAAAACAACTCATCCGGATCGGATGGAAGTTAAAAAGTTTTGCCCACGTTGTGGAAAACAAACCGTTCATAAGGAAAAGAAATAA
- a CDS encoding DUF1295 domain-containing protein: MFSYFLGVFLIVVLYFSVFFIIAQKHNNNSIVDIGWGLGFVVISLYSFIYVIFTSNLTLLQVVISLLITLWGLRLFLYISIRNFKKPEDFRYVEMRKKWEDKSPRLQAFFKVFMSQAFFMMIIAFPIYAAYTSKTTVHLTWIIVGGVLFLIGLLFEGIGDYQLRHFLSKPENKGHIMTSGLWKFTRHPNYFGETLIWWSLWVMVLSTTLGIIAIVSPLLISYLLLFVSGIPLLEKKYQNNPEFQEYAKKTSPFFPIPPKK; this comes from the coding sequence ATGTTTTCTTATTTTCTAGGAGTTTTCCTAATCGTTGTGCTTTATTTTTCTGTATTCTTTATAATTGCCCAAAAACATAACAACAATTCAATTGTTGACATTGGTTGGGGATTAGGATTTGTTGTTATAAGTCTTTATAGTTTTATTTATGTTATTTTTACAAGCAATCTTACCTTGCTTCAAGTCGTGATTAGTTTATTGATTACTCTTTGGGGATTAAGATTATTCTTATACATTTCGATTAGAAATTTCAAAAAACCTGAAGATTTCCGCTACGTTGAAATGAGAAAAAAATGGGAAGATAAATCCCCAAGACTTCAAGCATTCTTTAAAGTGTTTATGTCTCAAGCATTCTTTATGATGATAATTGCTTTTCCAATCTATGCGGCCTATACTTCAAAAACAACAGTCCATCTTACTTGGATAATCGTTGGAGGAGTTCTTTTTCTTATCGGGTTATTATTTGAAGGAATCGGAGATTATCAATTACGACATTTTCTATCAAAGCCCGAAAACAAAGGACACATTATGACATCTGGTTTGTGGAAATTTACAAGACATCCTAACTATTTTGGTGAAACATTAATTTGGTGGAGTTTATGGGTAATGGTTCTTAGTACCACGTTAGGAATTATAGCGATTGTAAGTCCTTTACTCATTAGTTATCTTTTACTATTTGTTTCAGGCATTCCTTTGCTTGAAAAAAAATACCAAAATAACCCAGAATTTCAAGAATATGCCAAAAAAACTTCTCCCTTTTTCCCAATACCTCCTAAAAAATAG
- a CDS encoding DegV family EDD domain-containing protein, whose product MELLTLKGNDIYHAFLAGARKLISQKNHLNQINVFPVADGDTGTNMSFLMQTIINEATLSDNLSETLESIANAALNGSRGNSGIIFAEYFNGLYERLKGKAQIKLSDFKDAVKHAIKKAYEAIMNPVEGTILTVLRKAFEINDSQDDFNSYFKTSLRQAKIALKETTEELEVLKKNGVVDAGAEGFTAFLEGINYYLETGNSELPTNAETFEILNDVHEMTVTERFCTEALLINVNRSSQDLKEIFKDDGVSLIISGRFDKMRIHIHTNHPDEFFLKLRQYGQILEQKVDDMIRQQEAVSKDHPRIAIVCDTIADLPDELKDAYQIHQIPMNLLVDDVSYLDKVTISSKTFYELLKVSSHFSSSQPDIKSVERTLGFLSDHYDHILVITVAKELSGTFNVMTQYAKTNPKVTILDSFQNSGGEGLIVYEAAKMANSGKSISEIVSHVQDLSRRTRIYVSVKTLKYMVKQGRVSKVTGFVAKLMNLKPVISLDKQGKGMIKRKALSLKANERQILNLLKMGKVESYAMVHASALKRAQKLTLKIEKLTKLSPLYTTEISPIVAMNAGIGAVAVAVTFQEEVE is encoded by the coding sequence ATGGAACTATTAACATTAAAAGGCAATGACATCTATCATGCTTTCCTTGCGGGAGCAAGAAAACTCATTAGCCAAAAAAATCATTTAAATCAAATAAACGTTTTTCCCGTTGCGGATGGAGACACCGGGACAAATATGTCTTTTTTAATGCAAACAATTATAAATGAAGCCACACTTTCAGACAATCTTTCAGAAACCTTAGAATCCATCGCTAATGCGGCTCTAAACGGCTCAAGAGGAAATTCTGGTATAATATTCGCAGAATATTTTAACGGTCTCTATGAGCGTTTAAAAGGCAAAGCTCAAATAAAATTGAGCGATTTTAAGGATGCCGTGAAACATGCGATAAAAAAAGCGTATGAAGCGATTATGAATCCAGTTGAAGGGACGATTTTAACTGTTTTACGAAAAGCGTTTGAAATCAATGATTCGCAAGATGATTTTAACTCTTATTTTAAAACGAGCTTACGACAAGCAAAAATTGCTTTAAAAGAAACAACCGAAGAACTAGAAGTATTAAAGAAAAATGGAGTCGTAGATGCAGGAGCAGAAGGATTTACCGCCTTTTTAGAAGGAATTAATTATTACCTTGAAACGGGTAATTCCGAACTTCCAACTAACGCTGAAACCTTTGAAATTTTAAATGATGTTCATGAAATGACAGTAACCGAACGTTTTTGTACGGAAGCGTTACTTATCAATGTCAACCGTTCCTCACAAGACTTAAAAGAAATCTTTAAAGACGATGGTGTTTCTTTAATTATTTCAGGAAGATTTGATAAAATGCGGATTCATATTCATACCAATCATCCAGATGAATTCTTTTTAAAACTTCGTCAATATGGACAAATCTTAGAACAAAAAGTAGACGACATGATTCGCCAACAAGAAGCAGTGTCAAAGGATCATCCAAGAATTGCGATTGTCTGTGATACCATAGCGGATTTACCAGATGAATTAAAAGATGCTTACCAAATTCATCAAATACCGATGAATTTACTCGTTGATGATGTGTCATATCTAGATAAAGTAACCATTTCTTCTAAAACGTTTTATGAACTTTTAAAAGTGTCTTCTCATTTTTCTTCTAGTCAACCCGACATAAAATCAGTTGAACGTACACTTGGCTTTTTAAGTGACCATTATGATCATATATTAGTAATAACCGTTGCCAAGGAATTAAGTGGAACGTTTAATGTCATGACTCAATATGCAAAAACCAATCCAAAAGTAACCATTTTAGATTCTTTCCAAAATTCAGGAGGAGAAGGACTTATCGTCTATGAAGCTGCAAAAATGGCAAATAGTGGTAAATCCATTTCTGAAATCGTATCTCACGTTCAAGATCTTTCGAGGCGAACAAGAATTTATGTTTCGGTCAAAACATTAAAATACATGGTAAAACAAGGACGTGTTAGCAAAGTAACGGGTTTTGTCGCGAAACTTATGAATTTAAAACCTGTGATTTCTTTAGACAAACAAGGAAAAGGAATGATCAAACGCAAAGCCTTGAGTTTAAAGGCAAATGAAAGACAAATCTTAAATTTATTAAAAATGGGAAAAGTAGAATCATATGCAATGGTTCATGCTTCTGCTTTAAAAAGAGCACAAAAATTAACACTAAAAATCGAAAAATTAACGAAACTTTCACCTTTGTATACTACTGAAATTTCTCCAATTGTAGCAATGAATGCAGGAATTGGAGCCGTGGCAGTCGCGGTTACTTTTCAGGAAGAAGTTGAATAA
- a CDS encoding DUF2177 family protein codes for MLYLKIYGIAFAIFLLVDLIWLTLISKNLYNKYLSSFMGKVRWIPALLFYLLFILGLTFFVIEPSLTKASFSYALFAGILFGLITYATYDLTNLATLKNWPIQITIIDLIWGMFLGGFVSSITFFILR; via the coding sequence ATGTTGTATTTAAAAATATATGGAATTGCTTTTGCGATATTCTTGTTAGTAGATTTGATTTGGTTAACTTTGATCTCAAAAAATCTATATAATAAGTATTTATCAAGTTTTATGGGAAAAGTAAGGTGGATTCCCGCTCTTCTTTTTTACCTATTATTTATCTTAGGTCTTACGTTCTTTGTTATTGAACCATCTCTAACAAAAGCTTCTTTTAGTTATGCGCTATTTGCAGGTATACTTTTTGGCTTAATAACCTACGCTACTTATGATTTAACCAATTTAGCCACTCTAAAAAACTGGCCCATTCAAATTACGATTATTGATCTAATTTGGGGCATGTTTTTAGGCGGGTTTGTATCAAGTATCACATTCTTTATTTTGAGGTAG